CGCGCCGGCATGTCGCCTGCCTGACGCAACCAGAGGGAACCACAAATGTTTGATGAAAAAGAACAAAACCGCGCCGCGGGAATCCTCCGGAAGGTTCTGGAGGAAACGCGGGGAATGAACCGCCGTGCCTTCCTGTCGAACCTCGGCAAGGCGGCTGCCGGTTCTGCCCTGCTGACGACGTTCCACGGCATGCTGTCAGGTCACGCAGCCGCCGCGGAGCCTGTCACCACGATGGGGTGGGGTGGCGAGTGGGACGAACGCATCGCCGAAGCCTACTACAAGCCGTATACCGAGAAGTCCGGCTCGGAGGTCAAGATCATCCCGTACAGCACCCCAAAAGTGCTGGCCATGCACGAAGCGGGCAAGATGGAGATCGACTTCATCCTCGGCGCCGGCCTCGACACCCCGATGTTCATCGAGAAGGGCGTCGTCGAGCCCATCGACTGGTCGGTGGTGGACAAGTCCGCGCTGACCCCCAACCAGCTCGCCTACGGCGACAACGCCATCGGCGGCAGCACGCTTTCCTACGTGATGGCCTACAGCAAGAAGCGCTGGCCCGGCGACGATCACCCGAAGACCTGGGCGGATTTCTGGGACGTCGAGCGTTTCCCCGGACCGCGCGCCTTCGGCCGCTACACCGCCTATCCGACGATCGAGTTCGCGCTTCTCGCGGACGGCGTGCCGATGGACCAGCTTTATCCGCTCGACGTGGACCGCGCCTTCAAGAGCCTCGACAAGATC
The window above is part of the Rhizobiaceae bacterium genome. Proteins encoded here:
- a CDS encoding ABC transporter substrate-binding protein — encoded protein: MNRRAFLSNLGKAAAGSALLTTFHGMLSGHAAAAEPVTTMGWGGEWDERIAEAYYKPYTEKSGSEVKIIPYSTPKVLAMHEAGKMEIDFILGAGLDTPMFIEKGVVEPIDWSVVDKSALTPNQLAYGDNAIGGSTLSYVMAYSKKRWPGDDHPKTWADFWDVERFPGPRAFGRYTAYPTIEFALLADGVPMDQLYPLDVDRAFKSLDKIKPHIVTWWESGGQQQQMMEDGEVDLLYVWNGRGTVTIKDNGAPFAFEWNQAAYQGEVEAWLAMKGGPNPKGAMEIMNWLGRPEPQAAFARVMYYGPTNLKAYDLIDPELAAMLPSYPENLKKQFAIDWSWWAKNFDATQKRFEQWLQS